ACAAAATTGATTAAATAACAAAGAGACAACAATTTCAAAAAACTAAACATTTTTTCTCACGCGACATAAAATATCACGTACATTTGTGTTACTTTGAAAAAACCTCCGATATGTGTAAGGACGTTTTCTAACAATAATTCTGTCTGCCTCTCTCTTGCTCTCTCTGATAATTCCAAGAAATTGCAAGAACACACGCATAAGTACCATCAATGAAAaacataagaaaataaaaaatgacttatgGTGGAGtattagaataaaaatgaacAGTCTTCATAGAAAAAGgtaagatatatcgtaaaaattgGATAAGTGCTCAAAAATCTGAATACAAGCCGCACACTTATTTAGTCAAGTTATTAATCAGAATAATAAATACGATTCAAGATTTTGCcaaacgaagaaaagaacaatGCGAATGAAAGGAGACATCGATGAGACAATATACTAATGCAAcgattgaatttcatttttcaattttgttcaGTGAAACTTTCACCATTGTAATTCTGAAGTTCCCCTGATTAAAAGAATAACAAATACATTAAATaggtaaatgtaaattaaagtaTCGTATTTGATCTtattttaacacgttgacgccggcGTGCACCATCGGTGGGTCGCACGTTTGTCCCGTGGGGCGGCGTGCATCGCGATGGGTCACACATGTATTTCACAAAATAGATAGCACAAAAtaggtttatattattttatctcaaCATTATAGGCAGACATACAATAGGAAAAAcataattcaatattataaacttaatagttatttccttttttcatgcaattttttaaaacacgtTAGACAGAGTGCCGGCTGGCCCTTACAAAGATCGCAATATGTTGTTACTTTTTTGGCTTTTTTCGCGGCATATTCTCTACCTTTTACTTTAGAAATGCGTTTATAACATTGTTTACACCTCCGTCTCGTTTTGCTCGCGGGCCCTTGGTACCGAAAATGTAACTGTTTTTTGGGCAGAACTTCATTTTCACTTGGCATTTCTTCTCTGTTGGGATTCATTGTACCTAAAAGGTGATCAATAATTTCTTCGCGAAATTTTAAGATTTCAATACTTTTAGTACCCCATTTTCACACCACGCATTTACGAGGCAAATCCCGCATATTAAttctattacaatttttttatactattttacgGTTCTGCTCAAACAACTATAATAGGATGACATCTAATCGGATAGATCAACCCCCTTTTTAGCatcattataaaaagaaatgtctggctttaatttactatttttccTCTGAACAATAACACACCTGTGATTTTTTGAAGTAGCTAGCATACATATTGACCTTTTGTCagttcattttaaaaatttaacgtaACCTAACACTATTTTCATCGTGCATGTTCCTTACGCGCGCCGTTGTTCTCCGACGAACATGCAGGACTGTTCTTTTTTCCTGTGcggaattgaaaaattttttgaTGAACGTTCCTTATAGGAAAATGTTCACAGAATTACGTGCGATGGTCAGAATTCGCGTCAGACCTctactttttaagaaaaattgaaaggaGTACAAAATTAGGACCAAAACTAGTCTCGTCAGCTTTacttaacacgttgacgccgTCGCGATCCATGGGCGAATCGCACGTGTCCGTTCCGTGAGGCGGCGTGCCCATCGGCAGGTCACACGTGCCTATCCCGAGGGGCGGCGATGGGTCACACATGCAAAATATGCAGTGACCCGGACGCCGCCCCACAAAGCAGACAGTGAATTCGGGCGCCGCCCCACGTCGAAAACTATGAATATCGGCGTcggcgtcaacgtgttaacatttatagatatatgcaaattgatattatcaaactattctatatatatatgtattagtgGAAGTCCACGGAATTCATTGAACCCAACAGGAATCGTATAGCTTTTGTAATTTTGCAATAAATTGAGGTTGAAGTTGAAAAATTGCGATCGTGTCGAACAATCTAATGTGACCCTGCGTCGCCCCACGAAGCAAACCGTGCATTCAGGCGCCGCCTCACAGAGAAAACCATGAATATCGACGATGGCGTCAACGTGTTAACCCTTAACCTACGACTACGgccatagcccgtagtacgatgatcgggccaaatataaatattagcggCGGCGCCCTCATgaagttataaatatttgtggAATATTTGATAAGTAATTACAACCTGATGTAATAATTATGATAGATGCAAGTACTACAAAAAGtttatttgtacaaaaatcaataatacaaaattaataatctgCAATGGTGTGATACAATTCGAAACATTCTGGTAGATGTAAGGGAACTTTGCACTTCTTACACTCCCACGTTGTTTCTttacgttttttatttttttggcaAACTCTACAAGGTTTTGACGGTCTTAATTTTGATGCTGTTGGGTCAACGTGTTTTGGAAAATGAGCCCAATGCTTCGCGTGCAGTCTCTCTGGTATATCACCGGAATATAATTGTCCTCGTTCTCTATAATTTTTAGCACAATTCTCACTGCTCTCACCACGAAatctttttcttgaaaacatcTTGTGGGGATGCTTCTctagaatttatgaaaataaatttcgatGTGCGAATGTGACCAAAAATAACTTGAAACTGATCACGATACGAAGAGATAATAAGAATATATCACGAGCCTTGTCTGTGCTATTTGTGGTGGGGCAAATTACAAACCGCGACCGTCGTACCACGAGcgatgcccgtaatatttacgattGGCCCCATCATCGTACTATACAAGTCGTGCGagtggctcgaaggctgcgagagcttgtttacgttttcggcccaaaattctcgaacgtaaatcgtaggttaaggggttaatcaGAATAATCTCAAGAATGCGATAGAAGattaattgaaaagaaatcaaaaataaaaatgtgttATCATCGAATTGGTAATTGTCTCACTGACATTTAAAGTAGGATCGGAGGTTACGCCACTCCACTCTACGCCACTCTATCGAGCTTCGCAGTATATCGAAGGGAACCCTCCCCCGAATGGTAGGGATGTGACTAGCGAGCACTTACGTTGTAGTTCGTTTCGGGCACTTAtccaatttttaatataatatgtgtgatgtgtatatacgtgtatatataatctaaaataaatatatatatttataatgaaacGCGGAAATGAAAATACAAGAAAACAGAGCAGAATAGAATCGAACGGTTCACTGTCGATCAATGGCATATTATTATTCACTGACAAATCTCGATGCTATCGGACATTATATAAACTACACACGTAAAAGCATACACCACACTAAGGCTGTCTAGGCTGGATCAGGTTACTAGGTTGTTGTCTCCATCTCCTCCTGACGACGTTCAACTTTTTCAAATAGAATTGCAGGGTTGAACGATTAATGCCGTACATCTCTGATGCCTGAGTGGTGCTAACTCCCTGCTGTAATATTGCATCCAGGGACATTTTAACCGAGTCTAAACTATACTTTCTGCCCTGTTTTTTTTCCAGCGATTTAAGCAACGCGCCTACGTCAACATCTGTGCGCGGCCGCCTCATATTCGGCCCTTTTTTACATTCGAGGAAATGAGACGCCCAGAGGGCACCGCCATCACCACCCATCAAATTCCCTCTCGACCGAGACCGCGCTCCCGCCCCCCCACCTGCAACGAGGAAACCCAAGCTAGTGTCGGCCGATCATTACACGACCCGTTTAACATTTAACAAACAAAAAACGAAACGTTCGCATAACTGAACTTCAAGTTATTAATGAACGAGTCTCTTCctctaatttaattttacattttaaattcaTAAACCTATGTTAGTGtgatacatttacatatatatatatatacataaatccTATCCTTTTATTAAGCTTATTTCACTCAGATGGAGAGAGCAGCAGCTATGCTTCGATTCAAAGTTTCTTTGAATCGAAGTTTTATTGCTGGACTACATACATGCATAACGTCTGCACAACATGGTATCATTTCTCGCTTAATTTCGTATGGGGAACTCGCCGTGCGTGAAACTATGTAAGTATATATCTGGACAACAAACGAGAATTCGAAACGTATGCGCACAAAATTTGAAATCGACTCGCATATCGCGTAAATTCGTCAAAATACCCTGTATTtcgctactacgttataacgaaagaagaataaataaaatataaaaataatacgatTGTTCAACTTACCAGGATGCTGGGAGGGGTCGTGGGATGGGCCGGCTCTATTGTTATCTTGTTCCATCTCGTTCAAATCATTCATGTCGTCATCCAGCGTCAGATCTTCGACGCTTTCTTCTGGATCTTCGAGATATTCAGACTTTGGTTCAATGAGATTATCACTTGGTTCGGGTTTTTCTAGCGGCAACTGAGGgaaaaaatcattttataaaaaaacagTATTTCTCTTTGTATCATTTATCTATTTAAAATGTtgtcaaaatatataaaacattatgtGAATTATTACAATCGTGTATCGTACCGTTTCCACTCTATAAGATCAAGTAGGTATGACATCAAATAGCAGGATTAAGTACGATATCATTTGGTCTACCAACGCGCGAAAGAAACAGTATCAGTACACAACAGCCTCCATTATACGTtggttaataattaatatacgatCTTATACGGTAAAAATTCAGCGTCGAATTTCATAAGGCTCACCTGTAACATTTCATCGGCAGGTTTCGTCAGCTGCGTCATTAAGGCTGACCTGCCAATGGAATCTGTGGGGTCTGCATGTGATTTTTCATCTGCTACGGGTGCAATTCCAAGCGCAGGGACACCCATTTGTTGAGGCATGTCACTTGAATTCGAAGCTTCGTGGTTTTCTACTGAATTATCATCACCTATACTTTTTCGtctaaatctttttcttttccttgatGTGGGACTTTGGGAACCTTCCCTGTAaaaataacgtgaataataattttatattcccAATGAACGACGAATGAAAAAATTCTGACGTTCTTACCTAGAGGACAAACCCTTGGGTATTTGAGGACTGGCAGAGTCTTCAGGTAAATCCCCCAGGGGACCTTGCGACACACCCTGCCTAGGAACTTTGTTCTTTTCTATCGTAAGACCGGAAGACGAAATTGGAATGTCGGGCTGTGATGTTTGCGGAACGACCTTTTGTTGCCTAGAATCCGTCTTACTACTACCACTTGTTTTACTTTCTGATAGACCTTTAATTTGCAGAGACTCGGCGGCTTTAAGAAGTGCTGCCAATTGGTCTTGGGAGATATTTACTTCTCCCCTGTACATATAGTCCATCATTGCTTTTAATTCTTTAAACTTAACATCTTTGAGTATAAAGACAGGATGCTTGTCATAATGTTCACTGAGGAGCCCCTATAATGGAAATATTTCCATTAAACCACCGAATTGcacaaattttatcaaatacTTTAGACTTAAatattaatagataataataataaaacaagtggatgtcacgttagcaaattaaCAGTCGAAATTAATGTAGAAAAGTcaaataatactaaataatagAATTCAATTTCCTAATTCAAAGATGTATTGCTCCTTTATACACCCCTCCTCCCACATCAGGGTAAAATCCCAGGGCAAGTGCCCTGGAAATCAGCCATCTTGCTTTCTCTGTATTGATTACCAGGAGGAACCAGGAGGGGGTTTGGGCTTTCAGTCTCCCTGCCTCTCTGGCTTCTGCCCAGGCCACATTCAACAAGAGCAGCCATCTTGTTTCAATTTGAGGTTCCCCCCTTTTAGCTTGAATTCCAAAATTTCTTACAATTCGAAGTACgatgaataaatgaaaacgaTACATCAATACCAAAAAAAAAgtctaaattttaaataaccaaTGTCTTTGATACTCTAGATCtgaatttcttttctatttatcaACACACTAAATAACAGTTATACTTCGTATATGAGAATCAATACATAAGCTGTTCAATCTCTTAACAGGAAAAAATTCAAGACtatgaaacaattttaaatttcaattcaaCCAAGCCTATTAAGCATGTACGAGTATTGGATGTAATACATGTAATTGACAAAAtacaaacaataataataattaaaataataaaattaatcgcgTGATGGCAATAATGAGATAAAAACGAtattgaaagtaaaatatttgcaagattCACTCACCTCAAAATAAGGACTGCACGCAGATAGAACTACCTTATGGGCTTTCAGGTATTTCCCCTCTGCTGCCAATGTGCAGtcgacaagcgtcccgctttcGAGAAGCGTGTCGAAGTTCTGGATCAATGTACTCTGATGATTATTCCATCTAAGGCAGAACTGCTGGTCGTCTTCCATTCTTTCTGGTTTCGTTCCCTCGTTACTGAACAAGAAAGGAAATATTCGAGATAATGATGAACCAAATAAATCCGTTTGTCGTTCAAGATGATCGACCGTGCTTAATGCTATCTAATTATGTTGTGTTGAATTAACACGAACATCGAGGCCGATGATTTGGAAATAAAAGGCAAGACCAATGATATCTATTACACCGATTGATATGTGTGACCACGATAAAAGCTCCGCGAGGAAGCAGCAAAGCTTCCAAAATGGCCGTACGGTGCAAGCGCGTCGGTCGAATTGGTCTTCTGGCCTTTTCCTTTGTGCGTGTTCTCATAACGGTAATGGACGATTTGGTGGGGATGATGCAGAAGGACGCGCAAGCACTACGCATGCGCAGCTGCGCCCGACCTGCGCATTTAGCTTGCGCACTAGTTCGAGGCCCCTGGAATTCAGGGACGTCTGCTGGATATTCAGTACCCTCAcgataatatcaaattttgagAAAACTCCACATTAAACCAGTTGTAATGAAAATAACTAATATGATGATCGACATAACAAACTGAATATCAGAAGATACTGTtaaaataaaacttggaaaataaaaaatgctaTATTATCCccaatataaatacataaatgccTTAGTATTGGTATCAAAATATTTTGCGAGCGGCGCTGGTTTGTAATTTTTCTATCATTATTCGTCATGCGACAGCGTATCAAAATTGCATatcatacaaatatataaacatcACTTGAAACAGTAAAGCACACAAAGTTTGATAGGACCACTGAAGAACCACGATAAAGTTTATCTCTCAGGTAAAAAGGGTAACACAATTTATATACATCACCGTGGTTTACATCACTAACGcgcaataaaatggaaaatcgaTTACTCTCTTCACATGCGCAAAGCGTAAATCTCTCAATGGAGGGGATAACATAATGCATAACATAAGTATACAGATACTTGCGCGTAAAGATTAATACGAAATAAAGGGAAGTGCATTCACCACGGCTTACGTCCGATTGCGTAATCTATTTATATTGTTATCTCGTATTGAATGTTACGTCAGATGACGCCGAGCAACATGTGCGAAACAAAAACAAATTGGCGACAGATAATTTTTCAATCGCGAATCGACTACCAACCGGCGAAAATGAACCATACACTTTCCTCATACCGCCACCAGAAACTAGAAGAGGAGAGGAGGAGAGGAAACGTGGTTCGCAATATGGCCGCCCGCGAGGTCGCGCCCGGACAAAATGGCGATAGATGAAAAGTTCACAAGAAGAAACAAGATTTCAGATCGATCTCCGCTATTCGAATTTCCCGTTAAAGCATCGTCTGGACGAAAACATCAAAATCGCAAACACTTGCTCCACTGGGAAATTTGTTTTGACCGGTAACCAAGCAAAAACGATGTTTTCTTAAAAGTACGGAGAGGATCCGCCCGCGCCATGTCACCCCACAAGAAGATTTCCCGAAATTCTCTAAAGATTTTCaccgaaatcgaaaatgaataATTGACTACTTGTTATAACACTCACCTAATATGGAATATAAAACAATCTAATATCACAGCAACGGGATGGGTGATAAGTGAAAATAAACTGCGTAAGCGTCCGAACTTGGCGTGCGCCTCAAGCGCTGCCCTTTACAACAATGGCGTAGCCGACTGCCTACTTGGTTGCCTCTATGCCGGCCGTCAGAGAGCGCAGGCTTCTCCGGAAGAGGGaacaagagaagaaaaaacgcgaACGAAACTAACGAGCATGCGCTCTACTCTTACAACCTATCACGATCTTTGCCGTGATTGGAAACTACAGCCAGAGGACGCTAACCGACAAAATActgactttttttattttcacttaATAGTTTACACAAACATTAGATGTTTGACATAATATTCAAACTACCAGGAAAAAATATTACAGATTACAATTCTGTTCTGACAGACATGttcctttttatttgaaaagtcAATGGAAAAATGTTGGAAAAAATCAATGGCAcaataatacaacaaaattgttttatattaaaacaaacATCACGGAAATCACACACATTGTTTGAATTTGCAGTGCATAATTTatgtatgacattatgtagatGTATCATTTGATATAAAGCAACAAGAAAGAAATATGTGTCAGTTGCGAATAACTGATCGATAGAAAACAAGATGCAAACGAGATGTTTGAATTAGAAAATTTACTGAATATATTCAAGTATAACGACTTATTCAGCATTAGAACGATAGGAATGATGCGtaattaaaattcatgaatCAATGATAAAAATCATAAAGTATTTTGTATGTACGTCATCCGGCCCTGGACCACAACCTAGCACGCGTAACGTAATGGCCGACTTTATACACTTGACCGAGGCAAAATGGCGAAAAGCgtacaaaaatacataaaaaatgatAGCGATTGCATTCGAATTAGCAGATAGTTCATCTAAATCGCGAACGAAATATTCCCATCATGATATTCCAAACATCACACACACACTCTTCCAAGATCACGCATGTATGACGAAGATACTTAAGTACTGCCCATCGGTTTAACAGCGCGACCTGATTTTTTACCAATTTTTTAAGACGAT
This genomic window from Bombus terrestris chromosome 9, iyBomTerr1.2, whole genome shotgun sequence contains:
- the LOC100649963 gene encoding longitudinals lacking protein isoform X15 → MEDDQQFCLRWNNHQSTLIQNFDTLLESGTLVDCTLAAEGKYLKAHKVVLSACSPYFEGLLSEHYDKHPVFILKDVKFKELKAMMDYMYRGEVNISQDQLAALLKAAESLQIKGLSESKTSGSSKTDSRQQKVVPQTSQPDIPISSSGLTIEKNKVPRQGVSQGPLGDLPEDSASPQIPKGLSSREGSQSPTSRKRKRFRRKSIGDDNSVENHEASNSSDMPQQMGVPALGIAPVADEKSHADPTDSIGRSALMTQLTKPADEMLQLPLEKPEPSDNLIEPKSEYLEDPEESVEDLTLDDDMNDLNEMEQDNNRAGPSHDPSQHPAGIGAWHVTGDRSNAGGVVGSVAGAPGTTDEVFLAAQEAAQAHRDSQGVSSIADGTRSFVVESFASGDVERSSRNGVMFNLSTLPYVTVLAPDQRRRCYNTGMLPAVDTTSRGNFDCPKCQKTYKWYRGLHRHLNYECGKAPRFQCPHCMYTGKHRSHVYSHIKSNHSDRPIYALDTQQG
- the LOC100649963 gene encoding longitudinals lacking protein, isoforms A/B/D/L isoform X4 encodes the protein MEDDQQFCLRWNNHQSTLIQNFDTLLESGTLVDCTLAAEGKYLKAHKVVLSACSPYFEGLLSEHYDKHPVFILKDVKFKELKAMMDYMYRGEVNISQDQLAALLKAAESLQIKGLSESKTSGSSKTDSRQQKVVPQTSQPDIPISSSGLTIEKNKVPRQGVSQGPLGDLPEDSASPQIPKGLSSREGSQSPTSRKRKRFRRKSIGDDNSVENHEASNSSDMPQQMGVPALGIAPVADEKSHADPTDSIGRSALMTQLTKPADEMLQLPLEKPEPSDNLIEPKSEYLEDPEESVEDLTLDDDMNDLNEMEQDNNRAGPSHDPSQHPAGIGAWHVTGDRSNAGGVVGSVAGAPGTTDEVFLAAQEAAQAHRDSQVESQYPAISVFKHTCATCGKTYKHKHHLKRHHDFECGIDPKFKCAFCPHRTRYKDSLMKHILARHQHFLDQNPRYRLQQVDALADVEDTQKYSSSNWTVLALPTLTPVNTALYTRHLRSMTFKGDQDKMRRYGPRKYLCTDCNRKFALMASLKRHRTFECNKRTAMSEKNVREKLNEQERRRKKKHSCSNCNRSYKLFTSLWRHQNYECGVEPKFSCPICKSRFSQKANLERHVRTKH
- the LOC100649963 gene encoding longitudinals lacking protein isoform X21, giving the protein MEDDQQFCLRWNNHQSTLIQNFDTLLESGTLVDCTLAAEGKYLKAHKVVLSACSPYFEGLLSEHYDKHPVFILKDVKFKELKAMMDYMYRGEVNISQDQLAALLKAAESLQIKGLSESKTSGSSKTDSRQQKVVPQTSQPDIPISSSGLTIEKNKVPRQGVSQGPLGDLPEDSASPQIPKGLSSREGSQSPTSRKRKRFRRKSIGDDNSVENHEASNSSDMPQQMGVPALGIAPVADEKSHADPTDSIGRSALMTQLTKPADEMLQLPLEKPEPSDNLIEPKSEYLEDPEESVEDLTLDDDMNDLNEMEQDNNRAGPSHDPSQHPAGIGAWHVTGDRSNAGGVVGSVAGAPGTTDEVFLAAQEAAQAHRDSQGRPLPPYDNTAVLDNLRADMEYRGRRAAIKHEDGVFWDSGKMSYHCPICNAGYTYKKTLKTHMKYDCGKEPRFKCPYCNKRDKCSSNIYKHIRMRHGGMPVIVHRN
- the LOC100649963 gene encoding longitudinals lacking protein isoform X17 yields the protein MEDDQQFCLRWNNHQSTLIQNFDTLLESGTLVDCTLAAEGKYLKAHKVVLSACSPYFEGLLSEHYDKHPVFILKDVKFKELKAMMDYMYRGEVNISQDQLAALLKAAESLQIKGLSESKTSGSSKTDSRQQKVVPQTSQPDIPISSSGLTIEKNKVPRQGVSQGPLGDLPEDSASPQIPKGLSSREGSQSPTSRKRKRFRRKSIGDDNSVENHEASNSSDMPQQMGVPALGIAPVADEKSHADPTDSIGRSALMTQLTKPADEMLQLPLEKPEPSDNLIEPKSEYLEDPEESVEDLTLDDDMNDLNEMEQDNNRAGPSHDPSQHPAGIGAWHVTGDRSNAGGVVGSVAGAPGTTDEVFLAAQEAAQAHRDSQESMWQRQSHRRQRSGPRQGTEIGNQCNETRFFCEACGKSYKWKESLFKHRRVECGKLPQFTCEVCGYRFMHKHHLIKHLTSIHQVTPLNEAAMLDRTHGSHEHEIELEMQSGEETDHG
- the LOC100649963 gene encoding longitudinals lacking protein, isoforms A/B/D/L isoform X20, which gives rise to MEDDQQFCLRWNNHQSTLIQNFDTLLESGTLVDCTLAAEGKYLKAHKVVLSACSPYFEGLLSEHYDKHPVFILKDVKFKELKAMMDYMYRGEVNISQDQLAALLKAAESLQIKGLSESKTSGSSKTDSRQQKVVPQTSQPDIPISSSGLTIEKNKVPRQGVSQGPLGDLPEDSASPQIPKGLSSREGSQSPTSRKRKRFRRKSIGDDNSVENHEASNSSDMPQQMGVPALGIAPVADEKSHADPTDSIGRSALMTQLTKPADEMLQLPLEKPEPSDNLIEPKSEYLEDPEESVEDLTLDDDMNDLNEMEQDNNRAGPSHDPSQHPAGIGAWHVTGDRSNAGGVVGSVAGAPGTTDEVFLAAQEAAQAHRDSQAEDLSITGLKWAAAWHRWSVPSIMWRSGGGLGKGLGSSSSNPEGFNCPACGRVYKLKSSLRNHQKWECGKEPQFQCPHCVYRAKQKMHIARHMERMHKEKIYKQELV
- the LOC100649963 gene encoding longitudinals lacking protein, isoforms A/B/D/L isoform X11 produces the protein MEDDQQFCLRWNNHQSTLIQNFDTLLESGTLVDCTLAAEGKYLKAHKVVLSACSPYFEGLLSEHYDKHPVFILKDVKFKELKAMMDYMYRGEVNISQDQLAALLKAAESLQIKGLSESKTSGSSKTDSRQQKVVPQTSQPDIPISSSGLTIEKNKVPRQGVSQGPLGDLPEDSASPQIPKGLSSREGSQSPTSRKRKRFRRKSIGDDNSVENHEASNSSDMPQQMGVPALGIAPVADEKSHADPTDSIGRSALMTQLTKPADEMLQLPLEKPEPSDNLIEPKSEYLEDPEESVEDLTLDDDMNDLNEMEQDNNRAGPSHDPSQHPAGIGAWHVTGDRSNAGGVVGSVAGAPGTTDEVFLAAQEAAQAHRDSQVMFNLSTLPYVTVLAPDQRRRCYNTGMLPAVDTTSRGNFDCPKCQKTYKWYRGLHRHLNYECDSDRCTWGMIQRTSTQLYERNRHPCPNCSRTYKHRSHMIRHYKYECGTSRRFECPYCKNHLRQRTNVWTHIRTLHPKYKLYCIDIATNAKLYHQEHRTD
- the LOC100649963 gene encoding longitudinals lacking protein, isoforms A/B/D/L isoform X7, whose product is MEDDQQFCLRWNNHQSTLIQNFDTLLESGTLVDCTLAAEGKYLKAHKVVLSACSPYFEGLLSEHYDKHPVFILKDVKFKELKAMMDYMYRGEVNISQDQLAALLKAAESLQIKGLSESKTSGSSKTDSRQQKVVPQTSQPDIPISSSGLTIEKNKVPRQGVSQGPLGDLPEDSASPQIPKGLSSREGSQSPTSRKRKRFRRKSIGDDNSVENHEASNSSDMPQQMGVPALGIAPVADEKSHADPTDSIGRSALMTQLTKPADEMLQLPLEKPEPSDNLIEPKSEYLEDPEESVEDLTLDDDMNDLNEMEQDNNRAGPSHDPSQHPAGIGAWHVTGDRSNAGGVVGSVAGAPGTTDEVFLAAQEAAQAHRDSQAFLQMLPLPWIEDKYPERSSRKSKTRFPCPRCRKSYTTKSAVTAHFKYDCGKPPRFECPYCGDRLDDLLRVAHSRKYARKRDKLYNAFTGKFHCPNCNNGYGRRDTMLGHFRYRRMATEREVRLSGSRQRTRSREILITENGANADLSTRERISSYRLRDHGEPSASNDIQKINDAVPGIALFVPTEANIDFK
- the LOC100649963 gene encoding longitudinals lacking protein, isoforms A/B/D/L isoform X10 translates to MEDDQQFCLRWNNHQSTLIQNFDTLLESGTLVDCTLAAEGKYLKAHKVVLSACSPYFEGLLSEHYDKHPVFILKDVKFKELKAMMDYMYRGEVNISQDQLAALLKAAESLQIKGLSESKTSGSSKTDSRQQKVVPQTSQPDIPISSSGLTIEKNKVPRQGVSQGPLGDLPEDSASPQIPKGLSSREGSQSPTSRKRKRFRRKSIGDDNSVENHEASNSSDMPQQMGVPALGIAPVADEKSHADPTDSIGRSALMTQLTKPADEMLQLPLEKPEPSDNLIEPKSEYLEDPEESVEDLTLDDDMNDLNEMEQDNNRAGPSHDPSQHPAGIGAWHVTGDRSNAGGVVGSVAGAPGTTDEVFLAAQEAAQAHRDSQDESLTFEALVDERDASTSFAGQHVHNVKFPCPNCSSVFNRKNNLQKHLKYECDLEHLGGFKIPCNVMSRPAEFQDRNKDRFPCPKCTSTFNRKNNLYSHLKFECGQLPRFRCPYCDYASKKSSNIRAHVRRKHNGYKVNVINVSRNAICSAAKEDENSEKIEQTI
- the LOC100649963 gene encoding protein jim lovell isoform X12 — encoded protein: MEDDQQFCLRWNNHQSTLIQNFDTLLESGTLVDCTLAAEGKYLKAHKVVLSACSPYFEGLLSEHYDKHPVFILKDVKFKELKAMMDYMYRGEVNISQDQLAALLKAAESLQIKGLSESKTSGSSKTDSRQQKVVPQTSQPDIPISSSGLTIEKNKVPRQGVSQGPLGDLPEDSASPQIPKGLSSREGSQSPTSRKRKRFRRKSIGDDNSVENHEASNSSDMPQQMGVPALGIAPVADEKSHADPTDSIGRSALMTQLTKPADEMLQLPLEKPEPSDNLIEPKSEYLEDPEESVEDLTLDDDMNDLNEMEQDNNRAGPSHDPSQHPAGIGAWHVTGDRSNAGGVVGSVAGAPGTTDEVFLAAQEAAQAHRDSQGRLICDCGRRFKYQFSMMCHQRSECGEEYRCEKCTFKSNKLHLWLRHVKTPNYDMGLFHVKGAGLAFDNFPELPSISISAKKHNRCGNDKVIDANDRDRVKEQKSETNVTKRDFSARLVANRTSGRSLCLNTGAWSAGNCRSLLVKFADTDSCTNII
- the LOC100649963 gene encoding protein jim lovell isoform X8, with amino-acid sequence MEDDQQFCLRWNNHQSTLIQNFDTLLESGTLVDCTLAAEGKYLKAHKVVLSACSPYFEGLLSEHYDKHPVFILKDVKFKELKAMMDYMYRGEVNISQDQLAALLKAAESLQIKGLSESKTSGSSKTDSRQQKVVPQTSQPDIPISSSGLTIEKNKVPRQGVSQGPLGDLPEDSASPQIPKGLSSREGSQSPTSRKRKRFRRKSIGDDNSVENHEASNSSDMPQQMGVPALGIAPVADEKSHADPTDSIGRSALMTQLTKPADEMLQLPLEKPEPSDNLIEPKSEYLEDPEESVEDLTLDDDMNDLNEMEQDNNRAGPSHDPSQHPAGIGAWHVTGDRSNAGGVVGSVAGAPGTTDEVFLAAQEAAQAHRDSQGVVSRLVCATWRQRKSTAQRLSAANKRFFCSNACGSSFTHRGSLTRHLRYECRQNPRFKCPSCDFRSRWTSDVYRHESRLVVMFVEASSTVRSMPIGRVRPLARKNRVGQKRVFTRETGCLPLRGLRVSLRILDITRTLATRSDEYGSTTRLTSNIPALIVRAFSFGNAR